A DNA window from Arachis duranensis cultivar V14167 chromosome 3, aradu.V14167.gnm2.J7QH, whole genome shotgun sequence contains the following coding sequences:
- the LOC107477426 gene encoding uncharacterized protein LOC107477426 — protein sequence MPMVRPSIPLAVDLDRTEVVGSVPLENPGVYGQAYLVGTGGGLIHDAQGFGEPDQVENAMCDDDSNHEPVDIVGDSDDDTGANPHAEHWHSSSGTQQYLPHFSTLNLEALGQQADGGPTVGGSSTEFQIGQSFQNKDEVVLSVKDYIICRGVQYKVIESDHLKYHGKCKEFGKVCTWLIRVALRARKGTWEVRRYNGPHTCLATSISSDHRQLDYHVICARILPLVRAEAAVTIKVLQQATEADYDFRHSYRKVCWMAKQKAVAQIYGDWEESYAELPRWMLGVHSTMPGTVTVLKTSPVQLGGEVDGSTVYFHRLFWTFPLCIEAFRHCKPLVSIDGTHLYGKYGGTLLLAIAQDGNLNILPIAFALVEGENAESWAFFLSNLRSHVMPQEGLLVISDRHNGIKAALEAPKTGWLPLRAF from the coding sequence ATGCCTATGGTAAGACCATCTATTCCGCTCGCGGTTGATTTAGATCGAACGGAGGTTGTTGGTTCTGTACCTTTGGAGAATCCAGGGGTCTATGGGCAGGCATATTTGGTGGGCACCGGTGGTGGCTTGATCCATGATGCGCAAGGCTTTGGAGAACCTGATCAAGTAGAGAATGCAATGTGTGACGATGACTCTAACCACGAGCCTGTAGATATCGTTGGGGACAGCGATGATGACACAGGTGCCAATCCACATGCAGAGCATTGGCATTCAAGTTCTGGCACTCAGCAGTACCTTCCACACTTCTCCACTCTTAACTTGGAGGCTCTGGGTCAACAGGCAGACGGTGGTCCTACAGTTGGGGGCTCTTCTACAGAATTTCAGATTGGACAATCATTCCAAAATAAAGATGAGGTTGTTTTGAGTGTGAAAGACTACATCATCTGTCGAGGTGTTCAGTACAAAGTCATCGAATCAGACCATCTGAAGTATCATGGAAAATGCAAGGAGTTCGGGAAGGTTTGTACTTGGTTGATTCGCGTAGCGCTGCGTGCACGAAAGGGCACTTGGGAGGTTAGGAGGTACAACGGGCCACACACTTGCTTGGCAACCTCCATTTCCAGTGATCACCGTCAGCTGGATTACCACGTTATCTGTGCGAGGATTCTTCCCTTGGTTAGGGCAGAAGCTGCGGTTACCATAAAGGTCTTGCAACAAGCTACAGAAGCCGATTACGATTTCAGGCATAGTTACAGGAAGGTTTGTTGGATGGCGAAACAAAAGGCAGTGGCACAGATCTATGGAGATTGGGAAGAGTCGTACGCGGAGTTGCCACGTTGGATGCTAGGGGTACATTCGACCATGCCTGGGACAGTTACTGTCTTGAAGACCTCTCCTGTTCAACTTGGGGGTGAGGTCGATGGGTCAACCGTGTACTTTCATCGACTTTTCTGGACATTTCCACTATGCATTGAGGCATTCCGGCATTGCAAGCCCCTCGTGAGTATTGACGGTACCCACTTGTATGGCAAGTACGGAGGCACGCTTCTGCTGGCGATAGCGCAGGATGGGAACTTGAACATCCTCCCGATAGCCTTCGCCCTTGTGGAAGGAGAAAATGCAGAGTCATGGGCATTCTTCTTGTCCAACCTACGATCGCATGTGATGCCACAGGAGGGTCTCCTTGTTATCTCTGACAGGCATAATGGCATCAAGGCTGCACTTGAGGCCCCTAAGACTGGATGGCTGCCTCTACGTGCTTTTTGA
- the LOC107477370 gene encoding zinc finger CCCH domain-containing protein 16 (The sequence of the model RefSeq protein was modified relative to this genomic sequence to represent the inferred CDS: added 15 bases not found in genome assembly): MRDLCRNFQRGSCQYGDRCKFIHAVAQQGKPNNSFHGFGGQNSFYQQQQQQQNVNPFGFGSKSASQPHQQQQKTNPFGFGVQNNINNSQFKGTPQQNQFKPFENKWTRGGASRQSDNNPLPANHECTDPEVCKRQIAEDFKQERPLWILTCYGHSKGAPCDIVGDFSYEELRAAAYEDVKRGMNLQSIVERERNTLNSKLAEFEKLLSEPYRMPFNPAVNSQNHQNANPFSMPMQNDGQHNANPFSITTQNNGPVSVSSFSQLGASLNTGFDRPSAQAPNTPPQSSFFGSGGNTFTPNTANISGRGFSGAPSSPFSTPAESTMFPSSTSQQSSFGFNDLSSTPMFQTTPDVQSSSMSQGENVSTDLSIWLKEKWNPGEIPEEAPPDSVVR, encoded by the exons ATGAGAGACCTTTGCAGAAACTTCCAGCGTGgcag ctGTCAATACGGAGATAGGTGTAAATTTATACATGCTGTGGCACAACAAGGGAAGCCTAATAATAGTTTTCATGGTTTTGGGGGACAGAATAGTTTTTACcaacagcaacagcaacagCAAAATGTTAACCCTTTTGGATTTGGGTCTAAATCTGCTTCACAACCACACCAACAGCAGCAAAAGACCAATCCTTTTGGCTTTGGGGTGCAGAACAACATCAACAACTCACAATTCAAAGGGACCCCTCAA CCTTTTGAAAACAAATGGACTCGGGGTGGCGCTTCGCGGCAATCTGATAACAACCCCCTACCGGCGAATCATGA ATGTACAGATCCTGAGGTCTGCAAGCGCCAGATTGCTGAAGATTTCAAGCAAGAGAGGCCACTCTGGATACTTACATGCTATGGTCATTCTAAAGG TGCACCTTGTGACATAGTTGGTGATTTTAGCTATGAAGAACTGAGGGCAGCAGCTTATGAGGATGTGAAGCGAGGGATGAACTTGCAATCAATT gttgagagagagagaaatacaCTGAATTCCAAGTTGGCTGAGTTCGAGAAACTACTTTCTGAACCCTACAGAATGCCATTTAATCCTGCTGTTAACAGTCAAAATCATCAGAATGCAAATCCGTTTTCAATGCCTATGCAAAATGATGGCCAGCATAATGCAAATCCATTTTCAATAACTACACAAAACAATGGTCCTGTGTCAGTCTCAAGCTTTAGCCAACTGGGTGCTTCATTGAACACGGGATTTGATAG GCCCTCTGCACAAGCACCGAACACTCCGCCACAGTCTAGTTTCTTCGGAAGTGGAG GAAACACTTTTACACCCAACACTGCAAACATAAGTGGCAGAGGCTTCTCAGGTGCTCCAAGCAGCCCCTTCTCTACCCCAGCGGAGTCAACAATGTTCCCGAGTTCAACTTCTCAGCAGTCATCCTTTGGCTTCAATGACTTGAGCTCCACTCCAATGTTTCAGACTACACCAGATGTTCAATCTTC AAGCATGTCCCAGGGAGAGAATGTTTCAACAGATCTCAGTATTTGGTTAAAAGAGAAATGGAATCCTGGAGAG ATTCCCGAAGAAGCTCCTCCAGATTCAGTTGTTCGGTAG